The [Limnothrix rosea] IAM M-220 genome segment CAGGGTAAATAAAGCTGTGGCGGCTCCCGGTAAATGGCCTGCGGGAAAGAGTTTGATGGTTAATCCGGGGGCAAGTTCCACTGGCGATCGCCAAGGCAATGTCACCGCAAAATCAAGGGAAACAGGCTGTTGATCCGTCCAATTTAAGGGCAGCAACGACTTTGTGGCCTGACTGGTATAAATCGGGATATGGGGGTAGCGCCGCTGAAACTCTAGCAATCCTTCAGCATGATCACGATGGGCATGGCTACAAAAAACCAGATCTACAGGCGCACTGCGGGACGCTGCCGCCGCCATCGGAGTTTCTAACTGGTCGAGATCCGTTAAGCCACAATCCAACAGCACTCGATAATTTCCCATCTGCGCCAATAAACAAACCCCTTCTCCCTGACGACCAATGGCATAGGGCAGACAAAAGAACGGTATTGATTGACCAGAAAAGGCTGTTGCGGTAGGCATTTTACTCAAAAAAAACTAGAATCTCTACGGCAATTAGTCCACAGTTTCAGATCCTAGCAGTGTCTTGGGTTCGTAAACCCGATAAGTTGTTGAATCGAAAAAAAATAAAACCGTTAGGGAAATCCGGCGATCGCCCTAAATCCCCACTAATTTCTAGTGAGCAGAGCCATTACCATGATAATCATCCGAATCGTAAAAACCGTTCTTTGTACCGAAAAATAGACAAGCGACAGTGAATACACCTGTCAAGACAACTAGCAATAATTTGACATCCATGTAAAAGTAACAACTCCTTAAAATATTGTTCTGTCTTAATCTTAGCGAGACTGTCCTAGAACAGAGGGATTTTTTTGCATTTGTTTATAGGTCTTGATCCGCAAAAAATCATTAAATTCTGACAGAAACTCCTAAAATCAGATTTTTACAACATATTTCGGGCAAATACAGCTCCCTTTCTACTCCATTCCCCTAACATCTTCCTCTAATAAATTAGACAGCGCTTCCGTCATCACCTTCGGATCCATAAAGAGAATTTTTGTATTGTCACTCTTACTAATTTTTTCGTTGACATTCATATATTGCCTCGCTAACATAAACCGCAAAATCTCTGAACCCTCCTCAGGATTTTCCTCAATAATTTTCAGCAGTTCTTTGACCGATAGGGTAATTGCCTCAATATCTTCTAAGGTTGCCCGCTTACGACTCGCCGCTTCCTGCTGTTGTTGCAGGGATTTTTGCAGCTCTTCAGGCACGATAATGTCTTGAATTTCAACAAGCGTTACCCGCACCCCCCATTTACTCGTCACAGCACTGAGTTGGTTAATGAGTTTGGAGTTTATTTCTTCCCGGGAGCTATAGGTCTCCTGCAGTTCGAGATTACCGATTTTCGAACGCAACATGGTTTTGACAAGGTTTGCGAGGGAATCCATCAGATCATCGACATCGTAGTAAACGCGGTAAACATCAAATATTTCCCAATAAATAATGGCATCTACTTTGATGGAAATATTGTCTTTGGTGATCACCGTTTGTGGGGGAATATCTAAGACTCTCTCTTGTAGGCCTTCTTTAAAGGCAATTTTGTCCATGAGGGGCAAAATAAAATTCATGCCGGGCTTTAGTACTCGCTTAAAACGCCCAAAACGAGTGACAATCGCCTGTTCATTTTCTTCGATGATATGGATCGATTTATAAACGAGGTAAAAGAACACAATGACG includes the following:
- a CDS encoding SPFH domain-containing protein, with the protein product MEARLIFLLVLCGSVVIVFFYLVYKSIHIIEENEQAIVTRFGRFKRVLKPGMNFILPLMDKIAFKEGLQERVLDIPPQTVITKDNISIKVDAIIYWEIFDVYRVYYDVDDLMDSLANLVKTMLRSKIGNLELQETYSSREEINSKLINQLSAVTSKWGVRVTLVEIQDIIVPEELQKSLQQQQEAASRKRATLEDIEAITLSVKELLKIIEENPEEGSEILRFMLARQYMNVNEKISKSDNTKILFMDPKVMTEALSNLLEEDVRGME